The Pirellulimonas nuda genome includes a region encoding these proteins:
- a CDS encoding DUF1559 domain-containing protein, producing the protein MFHAKVRPVRPVCKRAFTLVELLVVIAIIGILVALLLPAVQAAREAARRSQCQNQLKQIGIALLNYHDAQGQFPPGAPCRTTNGTGCSMIPGPNWVVAILPYMEAQNEYDQFNLTVNLDNVANTQASKQLIAGLLCPSDDIASNPFVGGMRGRNTGSLTPYPTTRAIAGSLALSYPGSVGNTADGNVRGGARGCEFCGASPKIGSYCCRGNAFGSTEKKDGYGMLHRAALPEITIARVTDGTSKTYIVGESLPNECAHNAAFGGNHPVASTSIPINTFIPPGSATITDDLWYHACGFKSRHPGGSHFTLVDGSVQFAAEDINYYVYNSYGSRADGEVGETPPVETDGTVPPPR; encoded by the coding sequence ATGTTTCACGCTAAAGTGCGTCCCGTCCGGCCGGTGTGCAAACGGGCCTTTACGCTCGTCGAACTGCTGGTGGTCATCGCCATTATTGGCATCTTGGTAGCGTTGCTCCTCCCGGCAGTGCAGGCCGCCCGAGAAGCCGCACGCCGATCGCAGTGTCAAAATCAGCTCAAGCAGATCGGCATCGCCCTGCTCAACTATCACGACGCCCAGGGCCAATTCCCGCCCGGCGCCCCTTGCAGAACAACCAATGGAACTGGTTGCTCGATGATTCCTGGGCCGAACTGGGTGGTAGCGATCCTGCCCTACATGGAGGCGCAGAATGAGTACGACCAGTTTAACCTAACCGTGAACCTGGACAACGTCGCGAACACGCAGGCGTCGAAGCAGCTCATCGCGGGGTTACTTTGCCCAAGCGACGATATCGCCTCGAACCCGTTTGTGGGGGGCATGCGAGGACGGAACACTGGGTCGCTCACGCCGTACCCAACCACGCGGGCTATCGCGGGGTCACTAGCGCTCTCGTACCCCGGATCGGTTGGCAACACCGCGGACGGCAACGTACGTGGCGGGGCACGCGGATGTGAGTTCTGCGGCGCCAGCCCTAAGATTGGTTCGTACTGCTGTCGCGGCAACGCTTTCGGATCGACCGAAAAGAAGGATGGTTACGGCATGCTGCACCGCGCTGCGCTCCCCGAGATCACTATCGCCAGAGTGACCGACGGCACCTCCAAGACCTATATCGTTGGCGAATCGCTCCCTAACGAGTGCGCACACAACGCGGCTTTTGGCGGCAACCACCCCGTCGCGAGCACGTCGATCCCAATCAATACGTTCATCCCCCCGGGCTCGGCCACCATCACCGACGACCTCTGGTATCACGCCTGCGGCTTTAAGAGCCGTCACCCAGGGGGGTCGCACTTTACGCTTGTCGATGGCAGCGTGCAGTTCGCTGCGGAAGACATCAACTACTACGTGTACAACTCGTACGGCTCGCGAGCCGACGGCGAAGTGGGCGAAACGCCGCCGGTAGAAACCGACGGAACCGTTCCCCCTCCGCGATAG